GGACATAAATTTCAGAGCCGTGTGAACGTTTATAAATGCTATAAACGATTGAAAAACTATTTCATAAAAAAAGTTCGGCATCAAAAATAATAATACCTATTACTATAGAGTAGGAACATGTAAATTAAACTGACAAACAAAATATTAATTACAAAAAATATTTTAATTTGACAAATAAAAAATAATAATTCAATTTTATAAATAATTTTTATAGATACAATAATTAAATCAGTCAATGTTTCTTATGCAATATTCAAACAAATGTTAAATTTTGGCTGTTTTAGCATTAAAAACCATTCTAACTATTCTATTTTCTAATAATTAACAAATGTTTTCATTTTGTTATCTAAGAAATTTATGGTGTTCATCATAAATCCAATTTTTCTTTTTATTCTAATTACCACAGTGCTTTAGTCATAAACTCATGTTTCTTTTAATTGTCTTATGCCCTGGGCTTTATATAGGACTAGTAAAAGATGATGTCCTTTATTTTTTGTGAAAATCTGATGCCGTAAGCGAATGTTTCAATTTTTCTTATCGAGGCACGGCTCTGGACATAATTCATACGGGAATTTAGGCCAATGACCAGTTTTCTTTTTTTTTTCGCTACAAATGACCAATTTTCCAGTCTTTGCATCTCAATTTATCAATTCTACTTTAAAAATTATAGATGTATTAAATGATAAATTAGCTGATTTATTTATAAGTTTCAAAAGTTAATTTTAAACTCAGGCAATTCCTTGCTTAAGAAAGCAAATTTAATATATCTGGCAGATAATATGGACTAGTAGACTTTAAGTGCAGCAGTTTTATAATATTTGAATTTGGAGTATTCCATTTTCTCTCCATGTAATCCTTTTAGTTCTCTACTTAATCATATTGCTTGTAGACAATCATAATTTCGTACACATGAAAGCCATCCACAGAGGAAATAAAGCATCCATAAACAAAATAAATCCCCATAAAAAGGAAGACAGCAGAGACATGGTAACCATATTCTCTAAACAAAAACAGAGCATGCCTTACTTCTAAAAGTAAAATAGAACCAAAACGAGCTATACTGGCCTGGCTGTGTGAACTCTAAACACAGAAGGAATGAGAATCTGTGTATACAAGTCAAATGAAAACGTTACAACTTTGAGCAAAAACTGTAACTGCAGATTATTATATAAAGTCTTGTAGCTTACTAATCCTAAGAATCTACTCAGCTTCTTCGGTTCAGTAAAGAAAGAGAGAGAAAAAAGTACAGATATTAGTTGTAAAGGAACAGATTTTATATAATAAATGAAGAAGACTGCAACAAGAAGTGTGTATTCGTATTGATTATAGAATTTAAAGAAACTCTGCAGTATTTTTTTTTTCTGCAGACAGAGACAGAGAGAGAGCATTTAGAGAGCAAGAAGGGTAATGTGTTTGGTTACGTGAGCTGTTTCTCTCTATCTTTAACTCTCTTCACACCTTCTCTCTCTCTTATCTCTCTTTCACAACAGTGATGAAGCCATGAAAATGCAATTAATTACAGCTTTCTTCTTCTTCTTCGTTCTCTGTTTTGTTCTGGGCTCCTCTGGTTTAAGCCCCGATGGATTGCTGTTGATGAACTTTAAGTCCTCTGTCCTCGTTGATCCTCTGTCTCTCTTACAGACATGGAACTACAGCCACGAGACTCCATGTTACTGGAGAGGAGTCTCTTGTAATAACGACTCCAAAGTCATCAACTTGTCTCTCCCCAACTCTCACCTCTTGGGCTCGATCCTTTCCGATTTGGGCTCTCTCCGCTCACTCCAAAGCCTCGACCTTTCCAACAACTCCTTCAACGGGCCGTTACCCGTTTCGCTTTTCAACGGAACGGAGCTCCGGTCACTCGATCTCTCCGGCAACATGATCTCCGGCGAAGTCCCTGCCTCGATCGGCGATCTCCACAGCCTCCAAACACTTAACCTCTCAGACAATGCCTTGGCGGGAAAGCTACCCGCTAACTTGGTGACGCTGAGAAACTTAACGGCGGTTTCGCTTCAGAGCAATTACTTCTCCGGCGAGATTCCCGGCGGGTGGAGAGACGTTCAGTTTCTAGACTTGTCGTCGAATCTGATCAACGGCTCGCTACCGCCGGACTTCGGCGGAGCTAGTCTCCGTTACTTGAACGTCTCGTTCAACCAAATCTCCGGCGAAATACCGCCGGAGATCGGTGCTAATTTCCCCATTAACGCCACCGTTGATCTCTCCTTCAACAACTTAACCGGTTCAATCCCGGATTCTCCGGTTTTCCTTAACCAGAAATCAATTTTCTTTTCAGGAAACCCGGGTCTATGCGGCGACCCGTGTCCCATCTCGTCTTCACCGTCAACCATCTCCGACGCCGATTCACCGACGTCTACACCGGCGATCGCCGCCATACCGAACACAATCAGCTCAAACCCGGTTACCAATCCAGCAACGCAACAAACGAACCGGTCTCCCCGAACCGGTTTACGTCCAGGAGTTATAACCGGGATCGTGATCGGAGATATCGCCGGTATCGGAATCCTCGCCGTGATATTCCTTTACATCTACAGACGCAAGAAGAACAACAACAACAACAACGACAAGCAAAGAGAAGAAACAACAGATACGATTACGTTATCACCAGACGAATCAAGAAGATTCACGAAATGGTCGTGTCTACGTAAAGACCCCGAAACGACGCCGTCCGAGGACGAAGAAAGCGGTTACAATGCGGATCAACGGTCGAGAGATAGCGAAGGGACGTTAGTGACCGTTGATGGAGAGAAGGAGATGGAGATCGAGACTCTGCTTAAAGCTTCTGCTTATATATTAGGCGCCAGGGGGGCGAGTATAATGTATAAAGCCGTTCTCGAAGACGGTACGGTTTACGCGGTTCGTCGGTTAGGTGAGACCGGTTTGACTCAGCGCCGGTTTAAGGATTTCGAGTCGAATATTCGAGCGATTGGGAAGTTGGTTCACCCGAATTTGGTTCGACTCCGCGGGTTCTATTGGGGTACAGACGAGAAGCTGGTTATTTACGATTTTGTCCCTAACGGCAGCCTCGTTAGCCCCCGTTACCGTGAGCTTATAACGTTCTGTCGTTTGCTAAAATACGCTTAACTTCCATTGTATTTGAATTTACTTGTGTTTCAATTTTTGAGCAGGCAAAGGAGGTGGTGGGGCTTCGTCGCCGTATCATCTACCGGGGGAGACTCGGCTCAAGATAGCAAGAGGCATCGCACGTGGGCTAGCTTATCTCCACGAGAAGAAGCATGTGCATGGGAACTTGAAGCCCAGTAGTGTACTATTGGGCCACGACATGGAGCCTAGAATCGGTGATTTAGGACTCGAGAGGCTTCTCACTGGTGAAACAAGCTACAGTCGAGCTGGTGGGTCTTCTAGGATATTTGGTAGCAAGCGTTCAAGGGGGTCTTCACGTGACTTCTCGTCCATTGGGCCCACGCCAAGCCCGAGTCCTAGCTCGTTGGGCCCGTTGTCGCCTTACTGCGCGCCGGAGTCGTTCCGGAGCCTTAAACCGAGCCCAAAATGGGACGTTTTCGGGTTTGGAATGATCCTACTAGAGCTTCTCACGGGGAAGGTCGTTTCAGCTGAAGAGGTTGGGCTTGGAATCGGACTGACGGTAGAGGATGGACACCATGCACTAAGGATGGTCGACGTGACGATTCGCGGCGAGTTGCTTGGCAAAGAAGACTTTCTCCTCAGTTGTTTGAAGTTGGGATATAACTGCGCGTCTCCTATTCCTCAGAAGAGACCAACCATGAAGGAATCTTTGGCTGTTCTTGAAAGATTCACTCTTGACTCCTCTGTTGTTAAGTCTCCCTCGTTCCACTACATGAATCACTAATCAATGTTGTTTTTTAGTTAATTTGATCTCATTGCTAACTTGTTTCAGTGTATAAAAACCTTAAAGTTCGAGCGTGTTTTTTCTCCACAAAATTCCGTTATTACATTAATAATCCAATAAGTATTGTTCAGTCAATTGAGACCAGTGATTAGTCTTGGAAGAGGAAGTAAGCTTTGTTCCTTCAGATCAGAAAACTCTTATCAAATGTTCAAATATGTTGCGAATTACATATTGGAAATGAATAAACAGTTTATGAATGCTTAGTTTTATTGATTTTAAGTACATTTTTTTTTGCATCCATGTTTTTTCTTGGCTTCAGACAGATGTTTCTCACCCTTTATAACATCTTTGTCTTGGCTATCTAATCTGTTAACTGAACTTATTTTACCCTGTTACATTTTTGTCCTAGCGAAACCAATGCTATTGAGAAATATATCATTTATTATATTTCTCTTAATACATAATCAAGCCAAAGCAAATATTCTTTGAATGAAATGATATTGACCAACATAGAGATTTATACAGATTAAATCCCTATGGTGAATCAATTTTTTTTCCGAAATACTATACATACAAACAATAATACAAGATTAATTTAATTTATAACAATCCCAATTTGATTATTGAGTTTCTTTTTGTTAACTTCAAACACTGCTGGTTCCACGAACCGGGTTTGAGCTGTACTTAACCGGATACGAGGCTTCAATCGCAATCCCACACTTACCGGATTTAGACGCCACGTTTCTCTCCATCCTAATGTAACCATTCTCTCCCCAGCTTGTACCCCAAGAGTTCCTTACAATCCAATAGTCAACGCCGTTCTCTGATCCATAACCAACCGCCACAACAGCGTGATCCATAGTTGTACCACACTTTCCAGTGAAGATCCCCTGCCAACAATTAAAAAAAACTGGTGGTTATTCAGAATCCAAAACCCGGTTTGATAACCCTCTCCACGGTTTATTGGTTCGCTTACAGATTGGTAATGTTGGAAAGCTCTTCCACCAGCATCAATAGCAACACTCACAGGCTGGTATGAAACTGCTCTCTTCAATGCGGTTTCATCTTTTGTAGGAACATCTTCGTATCCATCGATAGTTACAACTCTTGAATTTTTCTGCAAAAACGAAATAATCAGATTCTTCAGTTACCTTGCAATGAAAAAAAAACACAGTGTTGCTCTGTTTACTCTGTTTTTTTTTCCCTTACAAGTAAAGAGTTGCATTTGCCATTGGTTCCGTGGTAAGGATAGTCTTGCTCGGTGTTTAATCCGCCGTTTTTCATTATGAATTGAAAAGCGTAATCCATTAGACCGCCGTTACAGCCTTGGTTGTATAATTTGTCGCAGTCTACAAGCTCTTGTTCGGACAGAGATATGAGCTCTCCTGTTACGATCTTGTTTATGCCTTCTACTGCTGCAGCTGTCGAAAACGCCCAACAACTTCCTGTTTGTCGATCAAAACACAACACACAAACGTTAACATCAATACTTCATGTGCTACGTGGTAAATCAGTGTTCTAGTTTTAGATGAAACAATAACATTTGTAAATTTAACACAAGCCGCTAGAAAACTATATACGTTTTTGATACATAAATCAAAGTTAGTAAGTAGATACTGACATGTAAGTTTAGTACTCAAAGAGAAAGTTGACACCTACAATAAAGACAACGTTTATTTTTGAATTCCTGACATAAATATACCATCTACCACTTTATCAAAAAAATAAAAAAAAATAAAAAAAAAAAAATATATATATATATATATATTATACCATCTACCATGTAAATACTTGGCCGAAAAAGCTATGGTCAAAATATTAAATATAAAGTTACTTTGTATATACATAATTTTGTTCAATCTAATATGGATCCTATACAAATTTACATGTGAAGCGTGTTTAAAATAAAATAGATGTTAATGGCATTAACGGCTCCTTTCTTATTATTTAGTTCATATAGTCCCAGCTTAGACGAAAAAGAAGACAAAAGCAGATTAGTAGTTACCGCAAGATCCTTGGTTTTTAATGGCATTAACGGCTCCTTTCTGTCTCCAGTCAACCGTCTCCGGAACCTCCACGTCGTTTACTGCGGCTGAGTATTTCATGTTAACGTTCTTGGCCTTAGTGATGCGGCGGACAGGCTCGGTTCTTGCCCCGAGGTATAAACTCCGGTACTCATCGTTAGTGAGATCAGCGAATATAGTGAG
This sequence is a window from Brassica oleracea var. oleracea cultivar TO1000 chromosome C1, BOL, whole genome shotgun sequence. Protein-coding genes within it:
- the LOC106297093 gene encoding cysteine proteinase COT44; this encodes MASSAKLLSLLLLYVFISLASGYESIISDNHLNLPSDRSWRTDEEVMSIYLKWSLEHGKSNSNSNGIINQQDERFNIFKDNLRFIDLYNENNKNATYKLGLTIFADLTNDEYRSLYLGARTEPVRRITKAKNVNMKYSAAVNDVEVPETVDWRQKGAVNAIKNQGSCGSCWAFSTAAAVEGINKIVTGELISLSEQELVDCDKLYNQGCNGGLMDYAFQFIMKNGGLNTEQDYPYHGTNGKCNSLLKNSRVVTIDGYEDVPTKDETALKRAVSYQPVSVAIDAGGRAFQHYQSGIFTGKCGTTMDHAVVAVGYGSENGVDYWIVRNSWGTSWGENGYIRMERNVASKSGKCGIAIEASYPVKYSSNPVRGTSSV
- the LOC106327121 gene encoding probable LRR receptor-like serine/threonine-protein kinase At4g37250, which encodes MKMQLITAFFFFFVLCFVLGSSGLSPDGLLLMNFKSSVLVDPLSLLQTWNYSHETPCYWRGVSCNNDSKVINLSLPNSHLLGSILSDLGSLRSLQSLDLSNNSFNGPLPVSLFNGTELRSLDLSGNMISGEVPASIGDLHSLQTLNLSDNALAGKLPANLVTLRNLTAVSLQSNYFSGEIPGGWRDVQFLDLSSNLINGSLPPDFGGASLRYLNVSFNQISGEIPPEIGANFPINATVDLSFNNLTGSIPDSPVFLNQKSIFFSGNPGLCGDPCPISSSPSTISDADSPTSTPAIAAIPNTISSNPVTNPATQQTNRSPRTGLRPGVITGIVIGDIAGIGILAVIFLYIYRRKKNNNNNNDKQREETTDTITLSPDESRRFTKWSCLRKDPETTPSEDEESGYNADQRSRDSEGTLVTVDGEKEMEIETLLKASAYILGARGASIMYKAVLEDGTVYAVRRLGETGLTQRRFKDFESNIRAIGKLVHPNLVRLRGFYWGTDEKLVIYDFVPNGSLVSPRYRKGGGGASSPYHLPGETRLKIARGIARGLAYLHEKKHVHGNLKPSSVLLGHDMEPRIGDLGLERLLTGETSYSRAGGSSRIFGSKRSRGSSRDFSSIGPTPSPSPSSLGPLSPYCAPESFRSLKPSPKWDVFGFGMILLELLTGKVVSAEEVGLGIGLTVEDGHHALRMVDVTIRGELLGKEDFLLSCLKLGYNCASPIPQKRPTMKESLAVLERFTLDSSVVKSPSFHYMNH